The DNA sequence GAACAAAGAAATAATAACATGGGATGTAActatataatttatgatatatgaTGTAATTATGTTTactaaataattgatttaatatatacatgtaaaaacaatataaaatccAAGATTAAACATCTTTagaatacatttaaattatttttaaaatcataaaatgtaTAGCATCCAGAActtaagagttttttttttcgtagtTAAATAAAGAATTTATAAGCAGTACACGTCTTACAAATTAGCATATGCCTAATGACCAATATTTTACGCTATTTTCCGCAAATGTAATAATAATCAATGACCGTGATATAGGAAAATACTGCTTCATAGTTAAAttgagaatttattttatttttgagaaaatacttcgattgaatataaaattaattaagtgaacttaaaactattatatatataaataaaaaactaattatataataaattatacaaatatatctAATTAAAAAGTGATTATATTTTTGAGACCGCAGATTGTAAAAAAGAGTGGCGTTTGAGACTATTGTAGAAAGTGCATAACGGCTTGACTGGTGCAATGCACACGTGTGGAGTGAGATGAGTCCCTATAAAATGACTTCGCTTCCGCACTTATCTTCACTCACATTGTTTCTGATTCTGCTATCAGCATTCATCGAAGTTCGTTGATTCACTCAGTCTCTCACTCTCGTTCTTTCTAGCAAAATCTCATTCTTGTTCTGCAATGGCGGCCTTCACGGTGACGGAGCTGAAGCAAAAGTTGAAGGATGCGATCGAAAGGATCGTGGAAGATGAAGATTACTCCGTTCACACTGCAGACAAAGCTATCCGTGTTCTTTCTGCACTCAAGGATTTGAAGTGCACCGCTTCTACCTCAATCAACGTCGATCTAATGACACCCGTTCCCCCACTATTTCAATGCCCTCTCTCCGGTCACTTGATGACAGATCCTGTTATCTTGACCACTGGAcaggttttctttctttttctttattatttttcctatTCAAGATTCACTCTTTCTTCATCGCCACGTATCAAGAACCTGTTATACCAAGAAAGGTGTTAAAGAAAGTAGTTGTCATAGGATATATAGGGTTTTCATTATTGATGAATGATGATGGTGCATGCAGACTTTTGATCGTCCAGTCATCCAGAGGTGGCTGAATGAAATCAACGGAGCTAACCCTTGTACCCAACTTGTTCTCAGTCACTGTATTCTCACTCCCAATTTCATGCTCCAAGGCATGATTTCAGAGTGGTGCAGAGAAAACGGAGTTAACCTGCCAAATCCCGTTTTCGACATGTACAACGAACCACTAACCGAGGCACACAGACACCGTTTGCGATCTCTGCTCTTCAAGCTGTCACTGTCACTTCCTGAGCAGAAAGCAGCTGCAAAGGAGCTTCGTGAGTTAGCAAAAAGAATGTCCGCAGTTCGAACAGTCCTCGGGAGCACGCAAATGATTAAGCTTTTGATGCATCCGTTATCATCCGGCACAGCTCCTCCGGACCCCGAACTCCAAGATGATTTGATCGGAACTTTTGTAAACCTCGCAATACACGACACGAACAAGAAGTTGTTGGCAGAAAACGAAAAAGTGGTCTCCTTTCTGATTGATTCGTTGAAATCCGGACAAGTTCAGACAAGAAGCAATGCAGCTGCAGCTTTTGCGTCGATGGCATCTCTTGATTCGAACAAGCATATAATTGGAAGGGCTGGAGCTATAAAATACTTGGTGGATTTACTTGAAGAGGGAGATCCGTCAGCCATGAAAGATGCTGAATCAGCCTTGTTCAAACTATGCTTTGTTCGTGAAAACATAGGGAGGACCGTGCGAGAAGGGGCAGTGCAGATTATTCTTGGGAAGATCGTTGACCGTATTCTTGTTGATGAGATGTTATCACTGTTGGCACTTCTTGCCA is a window from the Vigna unguiculata cultivar IT97K-499-35 chromosome 7, ASM411807v1, whole genome shotgun sequence genome containing:
- the LOC114191350 gene encoding U-box domain-containing protein 9-like, yielding MAAFTVTELKQKLKDAIERIVEDEDYSVHTADKAIRVLSALKDLKCTASTSINVDLMTPVPPLFQCPLSGHLMTDPVILTTGQTFDRPVIQRWLNEINGANPCTQLVLSHCILTPNFMLQGMISEWCRENGVNLPNPVFDMYNEPLTEAHRHRLRSLLFKLSLSLPEQKAAAKELRELAKRMSAVRTVLGSTQMIKLLMHPLSSGTAPPDPELQDDLIGTFVNLAIHDTNKKLLAENEKVVSFLIDSLKSGQVQTRSNAAAAFASMASLDSNKHIIGRAGAIKYLVDLLEEGDPSAMKDAESALFKLCFVRENIGRTVREGAVQIILGKIVDRILVDEMLSLLALLATHTNAVAALVDHGGVRLLLDILRDTTVESVKENGAVILHLICYHDKEKRVEIKEEEVANGTFSKIVQNGSSRARRKANSILHCLGIGKSTLQKSPNSKSENTQSPSSGA